From one Aggregicoccus sp. 17bor-14 genomic stretch:
- a CDS encoding type I restriction endonuclease subunit R — protein MATHTERAFEDAIEVHLLAHGWLKGDAADFDRTIALDSGPLLAFLHDTQPTVMQTLRTQLGTNLEASLTDALVRGLEERGTLDVLRHGFKLYGKKLEVAAFKPAHGLNADTLAGYGANRLVVTRQVRPDPASEQSVDMVLFLNGLPIATLELKNELTQQTVQDAIRQYKSRDPRLPLFQFKRRALVHFAVDTDLVAMTTRLAGKDTVFLPFNRGHGGGKGNPPHPSGHRTAYLWEEVLQRDSFLDLLARFLHLQVEEKEKNGKKEKRESLIFPRYHQLDVVRKLEAAARAGAGNPQAFLIQHSAGSGKSNSIAWLAHRLATLHGEDQDRVFTSVIVVTDRTVLDDQLQATIYQFEHKHGVVARIDQDSTQLATALTSGTPIIITTLQKFPFVTEKVGQLPTRRYAIIVDEAHSSQTGEAARTLRETLGTEQAQAQEEEAGETYEDQIAKVMASRGRQKNLAFFAFTATPKAKTLEVFGTKGVDGKPAPFHLYSMRQAIEEGFILDVLRSYTTYKAFYRLAKKGEEDPTVSAKKAAVELARFAALHPYNLAQKAEVIIEHFRTKVRNRIGGRAKAMVVTGSRLHAVRYKQAFDKYLKEKGYADVGVLVAFSGEVADPDVPGHSYRETVMNGGISEKELPEKFASDAFQLLLVANKYQTGFDQPLLHTMYVDKRLSGVQAVQTLSRLNRTSPGKEDTFVLDFVNDAEGIQAAFQPYYEATTLAEAADPQQLYTLQHELDAFGVYWREEVESFARVFYAPKGKAGSGAHAELYRYLQPGVDRFRQRPEEEQERFRNALSGYVRLYAFLAQVMPFSDPDLEKLYAFARALELKLPSAESGGALKVDDDVALAFYRLDRISSEAIVLMAGEPPVGLKSMSDVGTRKAEDEERRLSEIIDVLNERFGTAFTEADQILFDQFVAEAKADAEVMQRAAANPFDNFALSMKAKVEGLMIDRMEQNGAIVTRYLNDEAFRDVAFRELARRIYDELRATPPVSPPA, from the coding sequence ATGGCGACCCACACCGAGCGCGCGTTCGAGGATGCGATCGAAGTCCACTTGCTGGCCCATGGCTGGCTCAAGGGCGATGCAGCCGACTTCGACCGGACCATTGCCCTCGATTCTGGCCCGCTCCTCGCCTTCCTCCATGACACGCAGCCGACTGTGATGCAGACGCTGCGCACACAGCTTGGCACTAACCTAGAAGCGAGCCTCACCGACGCGCTGGTGAGGGGGCTAGAGGAGCGCGGGACCCTCGATGTCCTGCGCCATGGCTTCAAGCTCTACGGCAAGAAGCTGGAGGTGGCCGCCTTCAAGCCTGCGCACGGACTCAACGCGGACACCCTCGCGGGCTACGGGGCCAACCGTCTCGTCGTCACCCGCCAGGTGCGCCCGGACCCAGCGTCCGAGCAGTCCGTGGACATGGTGCTCTTCCTCAACGGTCTGCCCATCGCCACGCTGGAGCTGAAGAACGAGCTCACCCAGCAGACGGTGCAAGACGCCATCAGGCAGTACAAGTCACGCGACCCGCGCCTGCCCCTCTTCCAGTTCAAGCGGCGCGCGCTCGTCCACTTCGCCGTCGACACCGACCTGGTGGCGATGACGACGCGGCTCGCAGGCAAGGACACCGTCTTCCTGCCCTTCAACCGAGGGCACGGTGGCGGCAAGGGCAATCCGCCCCACCCCTCGGGCCACCGCACCGCCTACCTCTGGGAAGAAGTGCTGCAGCGCGACTCCTTCCTCGACCTGCTCGCGCGCTTCCTCCACCTGCAGGTGGAAGAGAAGGAGAAGAACGGCAAGAAGGAGAAGCGCGAGAGCCTCATCTTCCCGCGCTACCACCAGCTGGACGTGGTGCGAAAGCTGGAGGCGGCGGCGCGTGCTGGCGCGGGTAATCCGCAGGCCTTCCTCATCCAGCACTCGGCAGGAAGCGGCAAGAGCAACTCCATCGCGTGGCTGGCCCACCGGCTCGCCACCCTGCACGGGGAGGACCAAGACCGGGTCTTCACCTCCGTCATCGTGGTGACCGACCGCACCGTCCTTGATGACCAACTGCAGGCGACCATCTACCAGTTCGAGCACAAGCACGGGGTGGTGGCCCGCATCGACCAAGACTCGACCCAACTGGCCACCGCGCTCACCAGCGGCACACCCATCATCATCACCACGCTGCAGAAGTTCCCCTTCGTGACGGAGAAGGTGGGCCAGCTTCCCACGCGGCGCTACGCCATCATTGTGGACGAGGCGCACTCCAGCCAGACGGGCGAAGCGGCGCGCACCCTGCGCGAGACGCTCGGGACGGAGCAGGCGCAGGCGCAGGAGGAGGAGGCGGGTGAGACGTACGAGGACCAGATTGCGAAGGTGATGGCGAGCCGGGGCCGGCAGAAAAACCTCGCCTTCTTCGCCTTCACCGCCACGCCCAAGGCGAAGACGCTGGAGGTATTCGGAACCAAGGGCGTGGACGGGAAGCCCGCCCCCTTCCACCTCTACTCCATGCGCCAGGCCATCGAGGAGGGTTTCATCCTCGACGTGCTGCGCAGCTACACCACCTACAAGGCATTCTACCGGCTAGCGAAGAAGGGCGAGGAGGACCCCACCGTCAGCGCGAAGAAGGCCGCCGTGGAGCTGGCGCGCTTCGCCGCCCTGCACCCCTACAACCTCGCGCAGAAGGCCGAAGTCATCATCGAGCACTTCCGCACCAAGGTGCGCAACCGCATCGGCGGCCGCGCCAAGGCGATGGTGGTGACGGGCAGCCGCCTGCACGCAGTGCGCTACAAGCAGGCCTTCGACAAGTACCTGAAGGAGAAGGGCTATGCGGACGTGGGCGTCCTCGTGGCCTTCTCGGGCGAGGTGGCGGACCCGGACGTGCCGGGACACAGCTACCGCGAGACGGTGATGAATGGCGGCATCTCCGAGAAGGAGCTGCCAGAGAAGTTCGCCTCCGATGCCTTCCAGCTCCTCCTCGTCGCCAACAAGTACCAGACGGGCTTCGACCAGCCCCTGCTGCACACCATGTACGTGGACAAGCGGCTCTCGGGAGTCCAGGCCGTACAGACGCTCAGCCGCCTCAACCGCACTTCCCCGGGAAAGGAGGACACTTTCGTCCTCGACTTCGTCAATGACGCGGAGGGCATCCAGGCCGCCTTCCAGCCGTACTACGAGGCCACGACGCTCGCCGAGGCGGCGGACCCGCAGCAGCTCTACACCCTGCAGCATGAGCTCGATGCGTTTGGCGTGTACTGGCGCGAGGAGGTGGAGTCCTTCGCCCGCGTCTTCTACGCGCCCAAGGGCAAGGCCGGCAGCGGTGCCCACGCGGAGCTCTACCGATACCTGCAGCCCGGCGTGGACCGTTTCCGCCAGCGCCCCGAGGAGGAGCAGGAGCGCTTTCGCAACGCACTCTCGGGCTACGTGCGCCTCTACGCCTTCCTCGCCCAGGTGATGCCCTTCTCCGACCCGGACCTGGAGAAGCTCTACGCCTTCGCGCGCGCACTGGAACTGAAGCTGCCCTCCGCCGAGAGCGGGGGCGCGCTGAAGGTGGACGATGACGTGGCACTCGCCTTCTACCGGCTCGACCGCATCTCCAGTGAGGCCATCGTCCTCATGGCCGGCGAGCCCCCGGTGGGCCTCAAGAGCATGTCGGACGTGGGTACCCGGAAGGCGGAGGATGAGGAGCGCCGGCTCTCGGAAATCATCGACGTGCTCAACGAGCGCTTCGGCACGGCCTTCACCGAGGCGGACCAGATTCTCTTCGACCAGTTCGTCGCGGAGGCGAAGGCGGATGCCGAGGTGATGCAGCGCGCGGCCGCCAACCCCTTCGACAACTTCGCCCTCTCAATGAAGGCCAAGGTGGAGGGGCTGATGATTGACCGCATGGAGCAGAACGGCGCCATCGTCACCCGCTACCTCAACGACGAGGCCTTCCGCGACGTGGCCTTCCGCGAGCTCGCCCGGCGCATCTACGACGAGCTGCGCGCCACCCCACCTGTCAGTCCCCCCGCGTAA
- a CDS encoding DUF262 domain-containing protein codes for MSAISSTFRSGEPALRDLLDEIAKGHIQLPDFQRGWVWDDEHIRSLIASLSLSYPIGAVLLLETGGEGVRFKPRLVEGVKLPSAPPPQRLLLDGQQRMTSLFLSLRSGQPVLTTTEKGKAIERVYYLDMAKALDPLGERIDAVVSLPPERILTSNFARTVDLDISTPEREWAAGLFPLDALFDLAKYSAWRRGYTKLHRDRDDDARLDLFDLFEANVISRFQHYRVPTIELLRDTPKEAVCQVFEKVNMGGVALTVFELVTATFAADEFSLRDDWEARAERLHAHEVLSEVSNSDFLAAVTLLASYQESRVRKAGVGCKRRDILQLSVGAYRAHADAVERGLKAASKLLMREKVFSARNLPYQTQLIPLAAICAALGDRFETDGVKAKLARWYWCGVFGELYSGASETRFAFDIVEVLAWVDGGDEPRTVREAAFFPTRLLSMQTRLSAAYKGLMAKLMQEGSWDFKSGDAIELTNFFEEAVDIHHIFPRAYCEKQGLDRNLWNSVVNKGPLTARTNRIIGGHAPSTYLSSLERNHHVAPARLDAILESHLVNPALLRADDFGGFIRTRAAALLDLIEDAMGKPVSGRETADVVKAYGGVLTRAGVA; via the coding sequence ATGTCCGCCATCTCCAGCACCTTCCGCTCCGGTGAGCCCGCGCTGCGCGACCTCCTCGACGAGATTGCGAAGGGCCACATCCAGTTGCCCGACTTCCAGCGCGGCTGGGTGTGGGACGACGAGCACATCCGCTCGCTCATCGCCAGCCTCTCGCTCTCCTACCCCATCGGCGCAGTCCTCCTGCTGGAGACGGGCGGCGAGGGGGTGCGCTTCAAACCACGTCTCGTGGAGGGCGTGAAGCTGCCTTCGGCGCCGCCCCCGCAGCGTCTCCTCCTGGACGGGCAGCAGCGCATGACGTCCCTCTTCCTCTCGCTGCGCAGCGGCCAGCCGGTGCTCACCACCACGGAGAAGGGCAAGGCCATCGAGCGCGTCTACTACCTGGACATGGCCAAGGCGTTGGACCCGCTCGGCGAGCGCATCGACGCAGTGGTGTCGCTGCCGCCCGAGCGAATCCTTACCTCCAACTTCGCGCGCACGGTTGACCTGGACATCAGCACGCCCGAGCGGGAGTGGGCGGCGGGCCTCTTCCCCCTCGACGCGCTCTTCGACCTGGCGAAGTACTCCGCTTGGCGGCGTGGGTACACGAAGCTGCACCGCGACCGCGACGACGACGCACGGCTCGACCTCTTCGACCTCTTCGAGGCGAACGTCATCAGCCGCTTCCAGCACTATCGCGTGCCCACCATCGAGTTGCTGCGCGATACGCCCAAGGAGGCGGTCTGCCAGGTATTCGAGAAGGTGAACATGGGCGGTGTGGCGCTCACCGTCTTCGAGCTGGTGACGGCCACCTTCGCCGCTGACGAGTTCTCGCTGCGTGACGACTGGGAGGCGCGGGCCGAGCGGCTCCATGCGCACGAGGTGCTGAGCGAGGTGAGCAACTCGGACTTCCTCGCGGCCGTCACCTTGCTCGCCAGCTACCAGGAGAGTCGCGTCCGGAAGGCCGGCGTGGGCTGCAAGCGCCGCGACATCCTGCAACTCTCCGTGGGGGCCTACCGAGCCCATGCCGACGCCGTAGAGCGGGGCCTTAAGGCCGCCTCCAAGCTGCTGATGCGCGAGAAGGTCTTCAGCGCCCGCAACCTCCCCTACCAGACGCAGCTCATTCCCCTCGCGGCCATCTGCGCAGCCCTCGGCGACCGCTTCGAGACGGACGGGGTGAAGGCGAAGCTCGCCCGCTGGTACTGGTGCGGCGTCTTCGGGGAGTTGTACAGCGGCGCGAGCGAAACGCGCTTCGCCTTCGACATCGTGGAGGTGCTCGCCTGGGTGGATGGCGGTGACGAGCCGCGCACCGTCCGCGAAGCGGCCTTCTTCCCCACACGCCTGCTGAGCATGCAGACGCGCCTGAGCGCCGCCTACAAGGGGCTGATGGCGAAGCTGATGCAAGAGGGCAGCTGGGACTTCAAGAGTGGCGATGCCATCGAGCTCACCAACTTCTTCGAGGAGGCGGTGGACATCCACCACATCTTCCCCCGGGCGTACTGCGAGAAGCAGGGGCTGGACCGCAACCTCTGGAACAGCGTTGTCAACAAGGGGCCGCTCACCGCGCGCACCAACCGCATCATCGGCGGCCACGCGCCCAGCACGTACCTCTCCAGCCTGGAGCGCAACCACCACGTCGCGCCCGCCCGGCTCGATGCCATCCTGGAGAGCCACCTGGTGAATCCTGCCCTCCTGCGGGCGGACGACTTCGGGGGTTTCATCCGCACCCGGGCAGCCGCCCTGCTGGACCTCATCGAGGACGCGATGGGCAAGCCCGTCTCGGGGCGAGAGACAGCGGACGTGGTGAAGGCCTACGGCGGCGTGCTGACGCGGGCAGGGGTGGCCTGA
- a CDS encoding site-specific integrase gives MAKGQDYVETWEGGFIRRDAKGRKVYVIRKMIEGTVYKVSTRAHSASAAVEQLRRFEADPSHYSPGGGPSGEPLLLDEHLAQAFLFWSRDEKKNSREWLEKQKRYLAWWADRLAGLDLRTGSGGRRVQLTEHILPALASAPNRQHRIAVLKAFYGWLRKERHLITPAQDPTLETLVVPQARPAQWRRSKDIPAEHYLKAREHLASHWRDGMDVQAGTGWHVSEVMRFAKSGTIEPHRGKAQEAGGVLVCPQTKSGETLRTAVSAEVLEAGKRLRQRGTFGREKYGMAVRAACEAAGVPPFTPGRFRHAVATWAINNGADPAQVAAFLNHKSPSTTRKFYATHATPTKVPTLR, from the coding sequence ATGGCGAAGGGGCAGGACTACGTCGAGACGTGGGAGGGCGGCTTCATCCGCCGCGATGCGAAGGGCCGCAAGGTCTACGTCATCCGGAAGATGATCGAGGGCACGGTCTACAAGGTCTCCACCCGCGCCCACAGCGCGAGTGCGGCCGTCGAGCAGCTGCGGCGCTTCGAGGCAGACCCTTCACACTACAGCCCTGGTGGTGGGCCCTCGGGCGAACCGCTGCTGCTCGACGAGCACCTCGCGCAGGCGTTCCTCTTCTGGTCGCGCGACGAGAAGAAGAACAGCCGCGAGTGGCTGGAGAAGCAGAAGCGCTACCTCGCGTGGTGGGCCGACCGTCTCGCTGGGCTCGACTTGCGAACGGGGTCAGGGGGGCGCCGCGTGCAGCTCACCGAGCACATCCTTCCGGCACTCGCCAGCGCGCCCAATCGCCAGCACCGCATCGCCGTCCTCAAGGCCTTCTACGGCTGGCTCCGCAAGGAGCGGCACCTCATCACGCCCGCGCAGGACCCCACCCTGGAGACGCTTGTCGTCCCGCAGGCCCGGCCCGCGCAGTGGCGGCGCTCGAAGGACATCCCCGCTGAGCACTACCTCAAGGCCCGCGAGCACCTGGCGTCCCACTGGCGCGACGGGATGGACGTCCAGGCGGGCACTGGTTGGCACGTGTCGGAGGTGATGCGCTTCGCCAAAAGCGGCACCATCGAGCCGCACCGGGGCAAGGCCCAGGAGGCGGGCGGCGTACTGGTGTGTCCGCAGACCAAGAGCGGGGAGACGCTGCGCACGGCGGTGTCGGCAGAGGTACTGGAGGCGGGCAAGCGCCTGCGGCAGCGCGGCACCTTCGGCCGGGAGAAGTACGGAATGGCCGTGCGCGCTGCCTGTGAAGCAGCGGGCGTGCCGCCCTTCACACCGGGCCGGTTCCGGCATGCCGTGGCCACGTGGGCGATCAACAACGGCGCGGACCCGGCGCAGGTCGCAGCGTTCTTGAATCACAAGAGCCCAAGCACGACGCGGAAGTTCTACGCCACGCACGCGACGCCCACGAAGGTGCCTACCCTGCGTTAG
- a CDS encoding amidohydrolase: MASQAETTVYVARRVWTLDPQRPRAEALAVRGGKVLATGSLAEVRAAAGAGAREVELAGATLVPGLTDAHAHVHGLGRSLSVVNLQGAGSAREAVARLAHAAPSSLQGDWLLGRGWNQTQWPGGQFPDRRELDAHFGHLPVFLTRIDHHAAWVNGEALRRAGISRTTPDPEGGRILRGADGEPTGVLVDNAVDLVEHVMPPPTEAQLHERLTRALRRCAEVGLTNVHDAGMDLAAFDALRAWDAEGRLPLRVYAMAAGQGEQRHAYLQRGTWSGRMLAMRAVKFLLDGALGSRGAALHEGYSDAPGERGLLLLTPEELEARARAFMRAGFQVAIHAIGDRANTLVVDTLLRLGEETGTRALRHRVEHAQILRLEDIRRLGAGGLVASVQPTHATSDMPWAVQRLGPERLKGAYAWRSLKEAGAVLALGSDFPIENPDVLPGLYAAITRQDARGLPAGGWYPEQRLSPLEALEGFTVGAAYAEHAEGRRGRLVPGMDADFVALSEDPVEGPPRALVEARVLATVVAGAEVFRA; encoded by the coding sequence GTGGCGTCGCAGGCCGAGACGACGGTGTACGTGGCGCGGCGGGTGTGGACCCTGGACCCGCAGCGCCCCCGGGCCGAGGCCCTCGCGGTGCGCGGTGGGAAGGTGCTCGCGACGGGCAGCCTCGCCGAGGTGAGGGCGGCCGCCGGCGCGGGCGCGCGCGAGGTGGAGCTCGCCGGGGCCACGCTGGTGCCCGGGCTCACGGACGCGCATGCGCACGTGCACGGGCTGGGGCGCAGCCTCTCGGTGGTGAACCTGCAGGGGGCCGGAAGCGCGCGCGAGGCGGTGGCGCGGCTCGCCCACGCGGCGCCCTCCTCGCTGCAGGGGGACTGGCTGCTGGGGCGCGGCTGGAACCAGACCCAGTGGCCGGGCGGGCAGTTCCCGGACCGGCGCGAGCTGGACGCGCACTTCGGGCACCTGCCGGTGTTCCTCACCCGCATCGACCACCACGCGGCGTGGGTGAACGGCGAGGCGCTGCGGCGCGCGGGCATCTCGCGCACCACGCCGGACCCCGAGGGCGGCCGCATCCTGCGCGGCGCGGACGGAGAGCCCACGGGCGTGCTCGTGGACAACGCCGTGGACCTGGTGGAGCACGTGATGCCGCCGCCCACGGAGGCGCAGCTGCACGAGCGGCTCACCCGCGCGCTGCGGCGCTGCGCGGAGGTGGGGCTGACCAACGTGCACGACGCGGGGATGGACCTCGCGGCCTTCGATGCGCTGCGCGCGTGGGACGCGGAGGGGCGGCTGCCCTTGCGCGTGTACGCGATGGCGGCGGGCCAGGGCGAGCAGCGGCACGCGTACCTGCAGCGCGGGACGTGGAGCGGGCGGATGCTCGCGATGCGCGCGGTGAAGTTCCTCCTGGACGGCGCGCTGGGCAGCCGCGGCGCCGCGCTGCACGAGGGCTACAGCGATGCGCCCGGCGAGCGCGGGCTGCTGCTGCTCACGCCCGAGGAGCTCGAGGCGCGCGCCCGGGCCTTCATGCGCGCAGGCTTCCAGGTGGCCATCCATGCCATCGGGGACAGGGCGAACACGCTGGTGGTGGACACGCTGCTGCGGCTCGGGGAGGAGACGGGGACGCGCGCGCTGCGCCACCGGGTCGAGCACGCGCAGATCCTCCGGCTCGAGGACATCCGGCGCCTGGGCGCAGGGGGGCTGGTGGCGAGCGTGCAGCCCACGCACGCGACGAGCGACATGCCCTGGGCCGTGCAGCGGCTGGGGCCGGAGCGGCTGAAGGGCGCGTACGCGTGGCGCAGCCTGAAGGAGGCGGGGGCGGTGCTGGCGCTGGGCAGCGACTTCCCCATCGAGAACCCGGACGTGCTGCCGGGGCTCTACGCGGCCATCACCCGGCAGGATGCGCGCGGGCTGCCCGCGGGCGGGTGGTATCCGGAGCAGCGGCTGAGCCCGCTCGAGGCGCTGGAGGGCTTCACGGTGGGCGCGGCGTACGCGGAGCACGCGGAAGGGCGGCGCGGGCGGCTCGTGCCGGGGATGGACGCGGACTTCGTGGCGCTCTCGGAGGACCCGGTGGAGGGGCCGCCGCGCGCGCTGGTGGAGGCGCGGGTGCTCGCCACGGTGGTCGCGGGGGCCGAGGTGTTCCGGGCCTGA
- a CDS encoding phospholipid scramblase-related protein, translating to MPLTPETFVLVRDDALRVRQVREWSELISPLEHRNRYEVRGSLDEPLLHAVEVGSGVGHVLLRSLLKARRPFTLELRTPAGALALRLVRPFHLFFSRLRVEDREGRVLGEVWQRLRLFGHAYEVLGPNGEKLARLIGPWLRPWTFQLKRSGKLLATVQKRWRGLGVELLTDADSFGVRYEPALQDPTLRLLTLAATFLVDFVHFEKRK from the coding sequence ATGCCCCTGACTCCCGAGACCTTCGTGCTGGTGCGTGACGACGCGCTGCGCGTGCGGCAGGTGCGCGAGTGGAGCGAGCTCATCAGCCCGCTCGAGCACCGCAACCGCTACGAGGTGCGCGGCAGCCTCGACGAGCCACTGCTCCACGCCGTCGAGGTGGGCAGCGGCGTGGGGCACGTGCTGCTGCGCTCGCTGCTCAAGGCGCGCCGTCCCTTCACGCTGGAGCTGCGCACGCCCGCGGGAGCGCTCGCGCTGCGCCTGGTGCGCCCCTTCCACCTGTTCTTCTCGCGCCTGCGCGTGGAGGACCGCGAGGGGCGCGTGCTCGGCGAGGTGTGGCAGCGCCTGCGCCTCTTCGGCCACGCCTACGAGGTGCTGGGCCCCAACGGCGAGAAGCTCGCGCGCCTCATCGGTCCCTGGCTGCGCCCGTGGACCTTCCAGCTCAAGCGCTCGGGGAAGCTGCTCGCCACGGTGCAGAAGCGCTGGCGGGGCCTGGGCGTGGAGCTGCTCACGGACGCCGACAGCTTCGGCGTGCGCTACGAGCCCGCGCTGCAGGACCCCACCCTGCGCCTGCTCACGCTCGCCGCCACCTTCCTCGTGGACTTCGTGCACTTCGAGAAGCGCAAGTAG
- a CDS encoding YkvA family protein has translation MNVTGPRGFGSKLFSYVRDPHVALWRKLVGVLALLYLLSPVDAVPDFIPVLGWLDDLGVLSAAALFIAREVSRYVPGPRSTQQKQGAVEDAEFEDVPRPVGSRRRVV, from the coding sequence ATGAACGTCACCGGTCCGAGGGGCTTCGGCAGCAAGCTGTTCTCGTACGTCCGCGACCCGCACGTCGCGCTGTGGCGCAAGCTGGTCGGTGTGCTCGCGCTGCTCTACCTGCTCTCGCCGGTGGACGCGGTGCCGGACTTCATCCCGGTGCTGGGCTGGCTGGACGACCTCGGGGTGCTGAGCGCCGCGGCGCTCTTCATCGCCCGCGAGGTGAGCCGCTACGTGCCCGGTCCGCGCTCCACGCAGCAGAAGCAGGGCGCGGTGGAGGACGCCGAGTTCGAGGACGTGCCGCGGCCGGTGGGCTCGCGGCGGCGCGTCGTCTAG